AGGATACACGTATAACCAAAAAATTGCTAAATCATTATTCTATTAACACTCCATTAAAGAGTTTTCATTCTTATTCTAATGAATCAGTTGTTAAAAAAATAATTGTAAACCTAAAGGAAGGAAAATCAATAGCTCTTGTTTCAGATGCAGGCACTCCCTGTGTTTCTGATCCTGGTTATGTGCTTGTAAAAGCATGCATCGATAACAACATTCCTTACGAAGTTCTCCCCGGAGCAAATGCAATTCTTCCTGCTTTAATTCTTTCGGGATTTCCTCCTGATAGATTTTTATTCTACGGGTTTTTGAAGAGAAGTGAAAGCAAGATCAGACAAACCTTTGAAAGCATAAAAACCTTTGATTTTCCGGTGATCTTTTTTGAATCCCCATACAGACTCATAAAAGTGTTGAATATTCTTAAAGAAGTCCTACCTGAGCGACAGATTGCCGTTGTAAGAGAAATCTCAAAGATTCATGAAAGCGTTGTAAGAGGAGAAGTTTCATTCGTTTTAGAATACTTTAAAGAAAATCCCCCAAAAGGAGAAATTGTATTGGTTATTAACGGGAAATAGGCTCCTTCGTCACTATAAGTATAACCCCACAATGCTATTCCCAGCATTAGCCCATTTGATTATTCCAAGAAAAAGCCCCCGCATTCATTGTATGATAACTCAGTCATTCTGAGGCAAAATCCCGCAGGGGAATTCTGAAGCTCCCCCTCTTGGTCATTCTGACGAGTGCACGTAGTGAACGAGGAAGAATCTTGTCTTTTATTCGAGGGGGTGGAAAGTCCCCCCTCGACACTCCCCCAAAAAGAATGAGATCCTTCGTTTCACTCAGGATGACCGAGTGCGCCGTCATTCTGACAAGGCATTTTTTGCCGAGGAAGAATCTCGTCCTTTATTCGAGGGGTGGAAAGTCCCCCTCAACTTCAAGATCCTTCGCAAAATTTACACTGAGCGAAGCAAATGTGCTCAGGATGAC
Above is a genomic segment from Caldisericaceae bacterium containing:
- the rsmI gene encoding 16S rRNA (cytidine(1402)-2'-O)-methyltransferase; the encoded protein is MPLYICPTPIGNLKDVTLRTLEVLKNVDYILAEDTRITKKLLNHYSINTPLKSFHSYSNESVVKKIIVNLKEGKSIALVSDAGTPCVSDPGYVLVKACIDNNIPYEVLPGANAILPALILSGFPPDRFLFYGFLKRSESKIRQTFESIKTFDFPVIFFESPYRLIKVLNILKEVLPERQIAVVREISKIHESVVRGEVSFVLEYFKENPPKGEIVLVINGK